A window of the Cicer arietinum cultivar CDC Frontier isolate Library 1 chromosome 6, Cicar.CDCFrontier_v2.0, whole genome shotgun sequence genome harbors these coding sequences:
- the LOC101500670 gene encoding pentatricopeptide repeat-containing protein At5g27270 isoform X2 codes for MECLKSPFLFSTPLLPHIHNTKTKANKNNKPLTIRSYTDEVHRDPWTRKTGDPTKPKPTHINPKTPLSDDNARRIIKGKAQYLSVLRRNQGPKAQTPKWIKRTPEQMVQYLQDDRSGQLYGKHVIAAIKKEQKGWRQVRDFFAWMKLQLSYHPSVIVYTIVLRLYGQVGKLNLAEETFLEMLDAGCEPDEVACGTMLCSYARWGRHKSMLAFYSAVKQRGIILSVAVFNFMLSSLQKKSLHREVVQVWRDMVRKRVVPNDFTYTVVISSLVKEGLHEDAFVTFDEMKNNGFVPEEITYNLLINSNAKNGNRDEVQRLYDDMRFRGVAPSNYTCATLISLYYKYEDYPRVLSLFSEMARNRTPADEVIYGLLIRVYGKLGLYEDAYKTFEKIKHLGLLTNEKTYLAMAQVHLTSGNVDKALEVIGLMKSRNIWFSRFAYIVLLQCYVTKEDVVSAEGTFLALCKTGLPDAGSCNDMLSLYVGLNLMNKAKEFVVRITEDGTQFDEQIYRTVMKVYCKEGMLPEAEQLTNQMVTNESLKICKFFQTFYWILCEHKGDVKIDDKLVTIKSTEKLDTTALGMMLRVYLTNNDFSKTKILLKLLLGCAGGSKLVSHFIISLTKDGEISKAESLNHQLVTLGCRMEEVTAASLISHYGKQLMLKQAEDIFAEYGNSPTSSKLLYNAMIDAYAKCGKQEKAYLLYKQATEEGCDLGAVGNSIVVNALTNEGKYQEAENIISRCLEENLKLDTVAYNTFIKSMLEAGKLHFASSIFERMCSYGVTPSIQTYNTMISVYGKDHKLDRAVEMFNKARSLGVPLDEKAYMNLIGYYGKAGMIHEASQLFSKLQEEGIKPGKVSYNIMIYVYANAGVHHEVEKLFQAMQREGCLPDSSTYLSLVRAYTDSLNYSKAEETIHTMPSKGVSPSCVHFNILLSAFIKDGLIDEAKRVYKGISTFGLIPDLICYRTILKGYLKYGRVGEGINFFESICKSTKGDRFVMSVAVHLYKSAGMESKAKEILSSMNKMRIPFLRKLEVGSAERVKVP; via the exons ATGGAGTGTTTGAAATCCCCGTTCCTGTTCTCAACGCCACTCTTACCTCACATTCACAACACCAAAACAAAGGCAAACAAGAACAACAAACCCCTTACAATTCGAAGTTACACAGACGAAGTACACCGCGACCCATGGACCCGCAAAACCGGCGACCCAACTAAACCTAAACCAACACACATCAACCCCAAAACCCCTCTCTCCGACGACAACGCACGCCGCATAATCAAAGGTAAAGCTCAGTATCTCAGCGTTCTACGGCGTAACCAAGGTCCCAAAGCTCaaacccctaaatggattaaGAGAACACCTGAACAGATGGTTCAGTACTTGCAGGATGATCGCAGTGGCCAGTTGTATGGGAAGCACGTCATTGCTGCTATTAAGAAG GAGCAAAAGGGTTGGAGGCAAGTTAGAGATTTCTTTGCTTGGATGAAATTGCAG CTGAGTTACCATCCCAGTGTTATTGTCTACACGATAGTGTTGCGCTTATATGGGCAAGTTGGAAAGCTTAATCTGGCTGAAGAGACCTTCTTGGAGATGCTAGATGCAGGTTGTGAACCTGATGAAGTGGCTTGTGGTACCATGCTCTGTTCTTATGCCAGATGGGGGCGCCATAAGTCCATGTTGGCTTTTTATTCGGCCGTGAAACAAAGGGGAATTATTCTCTCTGTCGCTGTCTTCAACTTTATGTTGTCTTCTTTGCAAAAGAAATCACTCCATAGAGAGGTTGTTCAGGTGTGGAGGGATATGGTAAGAAAAAGGGTGGTACCTAATGATTTTACTTATACGGTAGTCATTAGTTCTCTTGTCAAAGAAGGTCTGCATGAAGATGCTTTCGTCACTTTTGATGAGATGAAGAATAACGGTTTTGTCCCTGAGGAGATAACTTATAACCTGCTCATAAATTCAAATGCTAAAAATGGAAACAGAGATGAAGTGCAAAGACTCTATGATGATATGAGGTTTCGCGGAGTAGCTCCCAGTAATTACACTTGTGCTACGCTTATATCTTTGTATTACAAATACGAGGACTACCCCAGAGTCCTCTCTCTTTTTTCAGAAATGGCAAGAAACAGAACTCCTGCAGATGAAGTAATATATGGTTTGCTTATAAGAGTTTATGGAAAGCTTGGTTTATACGAAGATGCTTACAAAACATTTGAAAAGATAAAGCATCTGGGCCTACTCACCAATGAGAAAACATATTTGGCAATGGCACAAGTCCATCTTACTTCAGGAAATGTAGACAAAGCCTTAGAAGTTATTGGACTCATGAAGTCTAGAAACATATGGTTCTCTCGATTTGCTTATATTGTCCTGCTACAATGTTATGTGACGAAAGAAGATGTAGTATCTGCCGAAGGAACATTTTTAGCTCTATGCAAGACAGGACTTCCTGATGCTGGTTCTTGTAATGATATGCTCAGTCTGTATGTGGGACTTAATTTGATGAACAAGGCAAAGGAGTTTGTTGTTCGAATAACCGAGGACGGGACACAATTTGATGAGCAGATTTACAGGACAGTTATGAAGGTTTATTGCAAGGAGGGAATGTTGCCAGAAGCCGAGCAATTGACAAATCAAATGGTTACGAACGAATCTCTcaaaatttgtaaattcttccAGACGTTTTATTGGATTCTTTGTGAACATAAAGGGGATGTGAAAATTGATGATAAACTCGTGACCATTAAGTCCACCGAAAAACTTGACACTACAGCTCTTGGGATGATGCTCCGTGTATATCTGACAAATAACGACTTCAGCAAGACAAAGATATTACTGAAATTATTGCTGGGTTGTGCAGGGGGGTCAAAACTTGTTAGTCATTTCATCATCAGTTTGACTAAAGACG GAGAAATCAGTAAAGCAGAATCACTCAACCATCAATTGGTTACACTTGGCTGCAGAATGGAAGAAGTCACTGCAGCTTCTTTAATTAGCCATTACGGAAAACAACTAATGCTGAAACAAGCTGAAGATATCTTTGCAGAATATGGGAATTCTCCAACATCTAGCAAACTACTGTATAACGCTATGATTGATGCATATGCCAAATGCGGCAAACAAGAAAAAGCATATTTGCTATATAAGCAAGCAACTGAGGAAGGGTGTGATTTGGGAGCTGTTGGTAATAGCATCGTTGTAAATGCTTTGACAAATGAAG GGAAATATCAGGAGGCTGAGAATATTATCTCCCGGTGCCTTGAAGAAAACTTGAAACTTGATACTGTGGCTTACAATACCTTTATCAAATCCATGCTTGAAGCAG GCAAATTGCATTTTGCATCTAGTATTTTTGAGCGCATGTGTTCCTACGGCGTCACTCCATCCATTCAAACATATAACACTATGATAAG TGTCTATGGAAAAGATCATAAGTTGGATAGAGCTGTGGAGATGTTCAACAAAGCTCGCTCGTTGGGTGTACCTTTGGATGAAAAAGCATACATGAATTTGATAGGCTATTATGGGAAAGCTG gTATGATACATGAAGCTTCACAGTTGTTTAGTAAATTGCAGGAAGAAGGGATTAAACCTGGAAAG GTCAGCTATAATATTATGATCTATGTATATGCAAATGCTGGAGTTCATCATGAAGTAGAGAAACTTTTCCAGGCCATGCAGAGAGAAGGTTGTTTGCCCGACTCTTCCACGTATCTTTCACTAGTCCGAGCATATACAGATAGCCTTAATTACTCCAAAGCTGAGGAAACCATACATACTATGCCGAGCAAGGGAGTTTCACCATCCTGTGtccattttaatattttgctcTCTGCATTCATAAAAGATGGGCTGATTGATGAAGCCAAGAGAGTATACAAGGGAATATCAACTTTTGGTTTAATTCCGGATCTCATATGTTACCGAACAATTTTGAAAGGTTACCTGAAATATGGACGTGTGGGAGAAGGAATCAACTTTTTTGAAAGTATATGCAAGTCAACAAAAGGGGACAGGTTCGTCATGAGTGTAGCAGTGCATTTATACAAATCTGCAGGAATGGAAAGCAAGGCTAAAGAAATATTGAGTTCAATGAACAAGATGAGGATCCCTTTCCTCAGGAAACTTGAAGTTGGATCAGCAGAGAGAGTGAAAGTTCCTTGA
- the LOC101500670 gene encoding pentatricopeptide repeat-containing protein At5g27270 isoform X1, producing MECLKSPFLFSTPLLPHIHNTKTKANKNNKPLTIRSYTDEVHRDPWTRKTGDPTKPKPTHINPKTPLSDDNARRIIKGKAQYLSVLRRNQGPKAQTPKWIKRTPEQMVQYLQDDRSGQLYGKHVIAAIKKVRALSEKPDGVYDMRMVMSSFVCKLTFKEMCIVLKEQKGWRQVRDFFAWMKLQLSYHPSVIVYTIVLRLYGQVGKLNLAEETFLEMLDAGCEPDEVACGTMLCSYARWGRHKSMLAFYSAVKQRGIILSVAVFNFMLSSLQKKSLHREVVQVWRDMVRKRVVPNDFTYTVVISSLVKEGLHEDAFVTFDEMKNNGFVPEEITYNLLINSNAKNGNRDEVQRLYDDMRFRGVAPSNYTCATLISLYYKYEDYPRVLSLFSEMARNRTPADEVIYGLLIRVYGKLGLYEDAYKTFEKIKHLGLLTNEKTYLAMAQVHLTSGNVDKALEVIGLMKSRNIWFSRFAYIVLLQCYVTKEDVVSAEGTFLALCKTGLPDAGSCNDMLSLYVGLNLMNKAKEFVVRITEDGTQFDEQIYRTVMKVYCKEGMLPEAEQLTNQMVTNESLKICKFFQTFYWILCEHKGDVKIDDKLVTIKSTEKLDTTALGMMLRVYLTNNDFSKTKILLKLLLGCAGGSKLVSHFIISLTKDGEISKAESLNHQLVTLGCRMEEVTAASLISHYGKQLMLKQAEDIFAEYGNSPTSSKLLYNAMIDAYAKCGKQEKAYLLYKQATEEGCDLGAVGNSIVVNALTNEGKYQEAENIISRCLEENLKLDTVAYNTFIKSMLEAGKLHFASSIFERMCSYGVTPSIQTYNTMISVYGKDHKLDRAVEMFNKARSLGVPLDEKAYMNLIGYYGKAGMIHEASQLFSKLQEEGIKPGKVSYNIMIYVYANAGVHHEVEKLFQAMQREGCLPDSSTYLSLVRAYTDSLNYSKAEETIHTMPSKGVSPSCVHFNILLSAFIKDGLIDEAKRVYKGISTFGLIPDLICYRTILKGYLKYGRVGEGINFFESICKSTKGDRFVMSVAVHLYKSAGMESKAKEILSSMNKMRIPFLRKLEVGSAERVKVP from the exons ATGGAGTGTTTGAAATCCCCGTTCCTGTTCTCAACGCCACTCTTACCTCACATTCACAACACCAAAACAAAGGCAAACAAGAACAACAAACCCCTTACAATTCGAAGTTACACAGACGAAGTACACCGCGACCCATGGACCCGCAAAACCGGCGACCCAACTAAACCTAAACCAACACACATCAACCCCAAAACCCCTCTCTCCGACGACAACGCACGCCGCATAATCAAAGGTAAAGCTCAGTATCTCAGCGTTCTACGGCGTAACCAAGGTCCCAAAGCTCaaacccctaaatggattaaGAGAACACCTGAACAGATGGTTCAGTACTTGCAGGATGATCGCAGTGGCCAGTTGTATGGGAAGCACGTCATTGCTGCTATTAAGAAGGTTCGTGCTCTTTCTGAGAAGCCTGATGGGGTTTATGATATGCGAATGGTTATGTCTTCTTTTGTTTGTAAGCTTACTTTTAAGGAGATGTGTATTGTGCTTAAGGAGCAAAAGGGTTGGAGGCAAGTTAGAGATTTCTTTGCTTGGATGAAATTGCAG CTGAGTTACCATCCCAGTGTTATTGTCTACACGATAGTGTTGCGCTTATATGGGCAAGTTGGAAAGCTTAATCTGGCTGAAGAGACCTTCTTGGAGATGCTAGATGCAGGTTGTGAACCTGATGAAGTGGCTTGTGGTACCATGCTCTGTTCTTATGCCAGATGGGGGCGCCATAAGTCCATGTTGGCTTTTTATTCGGCCGTGAAACAAAGGGGAATTATTCTCTCTGTCGCTGTCTTCAACTTTATGTTGTCTTCTTTGCAAAAGAAATCACTCCATAGAGAGGTTGTTCAGGTGTGGAGGGATATGGTAAGAAAAAGGGTGGTACCTAATGATTTTACTTATACGGTAGTCATTAGTTCTCTTGTCAAAGAAGGTCTGCATGAAGATGCTTTCGTCACTTTTGATGAGATGAAGAATAACGGTTTTGTCCCTGAGGAGATAACTTATAACCTGCTCATAAATTCAAATGCTAAAAATGGAAACAGAGATGAAGTGCAAAGACTCTATGATGATATGAGGTTTCGCGGAGTAGCTCCCAGTAATTACACTTGTGCTACGCTTATATCTTTGTATTACAAATACGAGGACTACCCCAGAGTCCTCTCTCTTTTTTCAGAAATGGCAAGAAACAGAACTCCTGCAGATGAAGTAATATATGGTTTGCTTATAAGAGTTTATGGAAAGCTTGGTTTATACGAAGATGCTTACAAAACATTTGAAAAGATAAAGCATCTGGGCCTACTCACCAATGAGAAAACATATTTGGCAATGGCACAAGTCCATCTTACTTCAGGAAATGTAGACAAAGCCTTAGAAGTTATTGGACTCATGAAGTCTAGAAACATATGGTTCTCTCGATTTGCTTATATTGTCCTGCTACAATGTTATGTGACGAAAGAAGATGTAGTATCTGCCGAAGGAACATTTTTAGCTCTATGCAAGACAGGACTTCCTGATGCTGGTTCTTGTAATGATATGCTCAGTCTGTATGTGGGACTTAATTTGATGAACAAGGCAAAGGAGTTTGTTGTTCGAATAACCGAGGACGGGACACAATTTGATGAGCAGATTTACAGGACAGTTATGAAGGTTTATTGCAAGGAGGGAATGTTGCCAGAAGCCGAGCAATTGACAAATCAAATGGTTACGAACGAATCTCTcaaaatttgtaaattcttccAGACGTTTTATTGGATTCTTTGTGAACATAAAGGGGATGTGAAAATTGATGATAAACTCGTGACCATTAAGTCCACCGAAAAACTTGACACTACAGCTCTTGGGATGATGCTCCGTGTATATCTGACAAATAACGACTTCAGCAAGACAAAGATATTACTGAAATTATTGCTGGGTTGTGCAGGGGGGTCAAAACTTGTTAGTCATTTCATCATCAGTTTGACTAAAGACG GAGAAATCAGTAAAGCAGAATCACTCAACCATCAATTGGTTACACTTGGCTGCAGAATGGAAGAAGTCACTGCAGCTTCTTTAATTAGCCATTACGGAAAACAACTAATGCTGAAACAAGCTGAAGATATCTTTGCAGAATATGGGAATTCTCCAACATCTAGCAAACTACTGTATAACGCTATGATTGATGCATATGCCAAATGCGGCAAACAAGAAAAAGCATATTTGCTATATAAGCAAGCAACTGAGGAAGGGTGTGATTTGGGAGCTGTTGGTAATAGCATCGTTGTAAATGCTTTGACAAATGAAG GGAAATATCAGGAGGCTGAGAATATTATCTCCCGGTGCCTTGAAGAAAACTTGAAACTTGATACTGTGGCTTACAATACCTTTATCAAATCCATGCTTGAAGCAG GCAAATTGCATTTTGCATCTAGTATTTTTGAGCGCATGTGTTCCTACGGCGTCACTCCATCCATTCAAACATATAACACTATGATAAG TGTCTATGGAAAAGATCATAAGTTGGATAGAGCTGTGGAGATGTTCAACAAAGCTCGCTCGTTGGGTGTACCTTTGGATGAAAAAGCATACATGAATTTGATAGGCTATTATGGGAAAGCTG gTATGATACATGAAGCTTCACAGTTGTTTAGTAAATTGCAGGAAGAAGGGATTAAACCTGGAAAG GTCAGCTATAATATTATGATCTATGTATATGCAAATGCTGGAGTTCATCATGAAGTAGAGAAACTTTTCCAGGCCATGCAGAGAGAAGGTTGTTTGCCCGACTCTTCCACGTATCTTTCACTAGTCCGAGCATATACAGATAGCCTTAATTACTCCAAAGCTGAGGAAACCATACATACTATGCCGAGCAAGGGAGTTTCACCATCCTGTGtccattttaatattttgctcTCTGCATTCATAAAAGATGGGCTGATTGATGAAGCCAAGAGAGTATACAAGGGAATATCAACTTTTGGTTTAATTCCGGATCTCATATGTTACCGAACAATTTTGAAAGGTTACCTGAAATATGGACGTGTGGGAGAAGGAATCAACTTTTTTGAAAGTATATGCAAGTCAACAAAAGGGGACAGGTTCGTCATGAGTGTAGCAGTGCATTTATACAAATCTGCAGGAATGGAAAGCAAGGCTAAAGAAATATTGAGTTCAATGAACAAGATGAGGATCCCTTTCCTCAGGAAACTTGAAGTTGGATCAGCAGAGAGAGTGAAAGTTCCTTGA
- the LOC101489974 gene encoding cysteine proteinase inhibitor B-like, which yields MAVLIRLMTLVVGWLVVFSTASYGRMVGGKTEISNVRTNEEVQDIGRYSVEEYNRSKKVWKEGEGELQFVEVVEAQQQVVSGIKYYMKLWVTRSQIDGDGDGVPTMFDSVVVVKPWLNSKHLLHFAPSTQ from the coding sequence ATGGCGGTGTTGATAAGGTTAATGACATTGGTGGTGGGGTGGTTAGTGGTGTTTAGCACGGCGTCATATGGGCGTATGGTGGGTGGGAAGACGGAGATATCAAACGTGAGGACAAACGAGGAGGTACAAGATATAGGAAGATATTCGGTGGAGGAGTATAACCGGAGTAAGAAGGTGTGGAAGGAGGGGGAAGGGGAATTGCAGTTCGTGGAAGTGGTAGAGGCGCAACAGCAAGTAGTGTCTGGAATTAAGTACTATATGAAGTTATGGGTTACTCGGTCTCAGATAGATGGGGATGGGGATGGTGTTCCTACAATGTTCGATTCGGTCGTGGTGGTTAAGCCATGGCTAAATTCCAAACACCTTCTCCACTTTGCCCCTTCCACCCAGTGA
- the LOC101501198 gene encoding kinesin-like protein KIN-12A, translated as MKNLTLPRNGILRDSPSSSAKPKSIQKHNKLTQDKENNPPPFKPPKPPSSYHNPLKRKLYSLPEETLTTSSDSGVKVIVRMKPLCNDKDEGDSLVQKISSDSLSINGHNFTFDSIAHMDATQLDIFELVGVPLVENCLAGFNSSVFAYGQTGSGKTYTMWGPPNALSAENSTIDQHGGLAPRVFERLFARINEEQTKHSDKQLTYQCHCSFLEIYNEHITDLLDPNKGNLQIREDVKSGIYVEKLTEERVYTVKDVNQLLIKGMLNRRVGATSVNSESSRSHTVFTCVVESRSKSIADRMSRVKTSKINLVDLAGSERQKLTGAAGYRLKEAGNINRSLSQLGNLINILAEVSQTGKQRHIPYRDSKLTFLLQESLGGNAKLAFVCAISPAQSCRSETFSTLRFAQRVKAIKNKAVVNEVMHDDVNQLRDVIRQLRDELQRVKTNGYNPSDGSRGHSAALIRRSLNLLQPSFHYPLSLPHVDEDGDEEMEIDEEAVEDHAIILGNSSRDSAGFSGTKEHIDFHSATVNCDNAASLSRVKCDTEPILKSPTPGVSPTISSSRKSLKTLSKLSPSQNKCDTDPILKSPTPSVSPTISSSRKSLKTLSKLSTSQNNLPSENNLCTKVDLGTKTVDQKSISDALSSQTAPNFLGKAENLASSIWPGLEIIDTNHCSAAFGQSSLRLSLRPKDSRQNFLVDKVNVGVQISLNDNAGEDSVMLTCNNCMSRMQVDVSKIDNNSNMQLVPVDCPESADKPDKPKKQVLKAAEKVLAGSIRREMVLEELCAKQNSEIMQLNHLLQQYKHERECNAIIAQTREGKILRLQSLMDGVLSTEEFKNEELVSLAHEHEDNYEHHPEVLEMKIELKRVQDELQEYQNFYDFGEREVLMEEICNLRNQLHFHIDYSSASARKEYPLLQLTQSFEPRMAANLTAIPNSTEASTEANANPESTEDSAKVKLEQERSQWTEAESRWVSLCEELRTEVEANRSLAEKTKHELDAERKRSKELKDAMQIAIEGHARILEHYADLEEKHIQLLERHRKIHDGIDHIKKAASRAAVRSAESKLINTLAAEISALQAEREEERRILINENRGLQAQLKDTSEAVQAAAELLVQLKEAEEGVITAQKRAMDAEQEAAKAYKQIGKLKKKYEIEISTLNELLSKTRLPMEAIHPTCNDFVLPTDDDTKLQHSANQFEAIYNEEDSELAKLEEQSWFSGYDRCNI; from the exons ATGAAGAACTTGACGCTGCCAAGAAATGGAATCTTACGGGACAGTCCTTCTTCCTCCGCCAAACCCAAATCCATCCAAAAACACAACAAATTAACACAGGACAAAGAGAACAATCCTCCTCCTTTTAAACCTCCTAAACCTCCTTCTTCCTATCATAACCCTCTCAAGCGCAAGCTCTATTCCCTTCCCGAGGAAACCCTCACTACCTCCTCCGATTCCGGTGTCAAG gTTATTGTGAGGATGAAACCACTGTGCAATGACAAGGATGAAGGAGATTCCTTAGTTCAAAAGATTTCAAGTGATTCCTTGTCAATCAACGGTCAcaattttacatttgattccATTGCTCACATGGATGCTACTCAG CTAGATATCTTCGAGCTTGTTGGTGTGCCTCTTGTAGAGAATTGTTTGGCAGGGTTCAATAGTTCCGTTTTCGCTTATGGGCAG ACTGGTAGTGGAAAGACCTACACTATGTGGGGTCCTCCCAATGCATTGTCCGCTGAAAATTCAACAATTGATCAACATGGAGGTCTCGCCCCTCGAGTTTTCGAACGACTCTTTGCCCGCATCAATGAA GAGCAAACTAAGCATTCCGACAAGCAACTCACGTATCAGTGTCACTGTTCTTTTCTCGAG ATATACAATGAGCACATAACTGATCTGTTAGATCCAAATAAAGGAAACTTGCAG ATTAGAGAAGATGTCAAATCTGGTATCTATGTTGAGAAACTTACAGAGGAGCGTGTGTATACAGTGAAGGATGTGAATCAGCTTTTGATAAAG GGAATGTTAAACCGAAGAGTAGGCGCAACCAGTGTAAACTCTGAAAGTTCCCGTTCACATACTGTTTTTACTTGTGTCGTTGAATCTCGAAGCAAG AGTATTGCAGATCGTATGAGCAGAGTTAAAACAAGTAAAATCAATCTTGTTGATTTAGCTGGGTCGGAACGACAGAAACTAACAGGTGCAGCAGGATACCGTCTGAAAGAAGCTGGCAACATTAATAGATCACTTTCACAGCTTGG GaatttaattaacattcttGCTGAAGTTTCTCAGACAGGAAAGCAACGGCATATACCATATAGAGACTCCAAGTTGACATTTTTATTGCAGGAGTCTCTTGGTGGAAATGCTAAATTAGCATTTGTTTGTGCTATTTCCCCTGCACAAAG TTGTAGGAGTGAAACTTTTAGTACATTGAGATTCGCACAACGTGTCAAAGCTATCAAGAACAAAGCAGTTGTAAATGAAGTAATGCATGATGATGTGAACCAATTGCGAGATGTAATACGCCAACTCAGG GATGAGCTGCAGCGAGTTAAAACAAATGGTTACAATCCAAGCGATGGCAGTAGAGGCCATTCAGCAGCTTTGATCCGAAGAAGTTTGAATTTATTGCAGCCTAGCTTCCATTACCCGTTATCACTACCTCATGTTGACGAAGATGGTGATGAGGAGATGGAAATTGACGAGGAAGCTGTTGAGGATCATGCTATAATTCTCGGCAATTCAAGCAGAGATTCTGCTGGTTTTTCTGGCACTAAGGAACACATTGATTTTCATAGTGCTACAGTGAACTGTGATAATGCTGCTAGCCTCAGCAGAGTTAAATGTGATACTGAGCCCATCCTCAAATCCCCAACTCCCGGTGTTTCCCCTACAATCAGCAGCAGCAGAAAAAGTTTGAAGACCTTATCAAAGCTGTCCCCATCTCAGAATAAATGTGATACTGACCCCATCCTCAAATCCCCAACTCCTAGTGTTTCCCCAACAATCAGCAGCAGCAGAAAAAGTTTGAAGACCTTATCAAAGCTGTCCACATCTCAGAATAACCTTCCTAGTGAAAATAACTTATGCACAAAGGTGGACCTAGGCACAAAGACCGTTGATCAGAAAAGCATATCCGATGCTCTGTCTAGTCAGACAGCCCCAAATTTCCTTGGTAAAGCTGAAAATTTAGCATCAAGCATCTGGCCTGGTCTTGAAATTATTGATACCAACCATTGTAGTGCAGCTTTTGGGCAGTCATCGTTGAGGCTTTCATTGAGACCTAAAGATTCAAGGCAAAATTTTCTAGTGGACAAAGTTAATGTGGGAGTACAGATTTCTCTCAACGATAATGCTGGAGAAGATTCTGTTATGTTGACCTGTAATAACTGTATGAGCAGAATGCAGGTTGATGTCAGTAAGATTGACAATAACTCAAACATGCAGTTGGTACCTGTTGATTGCCCTGAGTCTGCTGATAAACCTGATAAACCAAAGAAGCAAGTTCTCAAA GCTGCAGAGAAGGTTTTGGCAGGATCCATAAGGAGAGAAATGGTACTGGAAGAGTTATGTGCAAAGCAGAATTCTGAGATAATGCAGCTCAATCACTTG TTGCAACAGTACAAGCATGAGAGGGAATGCAATGCCATTATAGCACAGACAAGAGAAGGTAAAATTCTGCGCCTTCAGAGCCTTATGGATGGTGTTTTATCCACTGAGGAATTCAAGAACGAAGAGCTAGTGTCCCTTGCACATGAACATGAG GATAACTATGAGCATCATCCAGAAGTTCTGGAGATGAAGATAGAGTTGAAAAGAGTACAAGATGAGCTACAAGAGTATCAGAATTTCTATGATTTTGGGGAGAGGGAAGTATTGATGGAAGAGATATGTAATTTAAGAAACCAGCTTCATTTTCATATAGACTATTCTTCCGCATCCGCAAGAAAGGAATATCCACTGTTGCAGTTGACTCAATCATTTGAACCCAGAATGGCAGCAAACCTCACAGCCATTCCCAATTCAACAGAAGCTAGCACTGAGGCAAATGCAAATCCAGAATCAACTGAAGACAGTGCCAAAGTAAAACTTGAACAGGAAAGAAGTCAATGGACTGAGGCAGAAAGCAGGTGGGTTTCCCTTTGTGAAGAACTGAGAACTGAAGTTGAAGCTAACAGGTCGTTAGCTGAAAAAACGAAGCATGAATTAGATGCAGAGAGGAAGCGTTCCAAGGAACTGAAGGATGCAATGCAAATTGCTATAGAAGGCCATGCGCGAATTTTAGAACATTATGCAGATTTGGAAGAGAAACATATCCAGTTGCTCGAAAGGCATAGAAAGATCCATGATGGAATTGATCATATTAAGAAAGCAGCATCCAGAGCAGCAGTAAGAAGTGCGGAGTCTAAACTCATAAATACCCTTGCAGCAGAAATTTCAGCATTGCAAgcagaaagagaagaagaaaggagAATCCTAATAAATGAAAATAGAGGGCTTCAGGCTCAACTGAAGGATACTTCTGAAGCAGTGCAAGCTGCAGCTGAGCTTCTTGTGCAGCTTAAAGAAGCAGAAGAAGGCGTCATCACCGCACAG AAGCGGGCAATGGATGCAGAACAGGAAGCTGCAAAGGCCTACAAACAAATCGGTAAACTGAAGAAGAAATATGAGATTGAGATTAGTACGCTTAATGAACTCCTTTCCAAAACACGTTTGCCTATGGAAGCAATACATCCTACTTGTAATGATTTTGTCCTGCCTACTGATGATGACACCAAGTTACAACACAGTGCTAATCAATTTGAGGCAATTTATAATGAAGAAGACAGTGAGCTTGCAAAATTAGAAGAACAATCATGGTTCTCTGGTTATGACAGATGCaacatataa